Proteins co-encoded in one Brassica oleracea var. oleracea cultivar TO1000 chromosome C4, BOL, whole genome shotgun sequence genomic window:
- the LOC106339554 gene encoding uncharacterized protein At2g27730, mitochondrial-like, translating to MATRSAFRFVSRRFSNGKVLSEEEKAAENVFIKKMEQEKLEKIARQGPGEQAASGAKASGGGGSPPSSASAESGPKVSEDKDRNYAVVAGVVAVVGAIGWYMKSGGKKQQPEVQE from the exons ATGGCAACAAGAAGCGCTTTCAGATTTGTTTCTCGGAGGTTCTCTAACGGAAAAGTTCTTAGCGAAGAGGAGAAAGCTGCTGAGAATGTTTTCATCAAG AAAATGGAGCAAGAGAAGCTTGAGAAGATAGCAAGACAG GGTCCGGGAGAACAAGCAGCAAGTGGAGCCAAGGCTAGTGGTGGTGGTGGATCTCCACCATCATCAGCATCGGCTGAATCAGGGCCAAAAGTGTCAGAAGACAAGGACAGAAACTATGCAGTGGTGGCGGGTGTGGTGGCTGTTGTTGGTGCCATAGGTTGGTACATGAAATCAGGTGGAAAGAAGCAGCAGCCAGAGGTTCAAGAGTGA
- the LOC106339404 gene encoding 60S acidic ribosomal protein P2-2-like: MKVVAAYLLAALSGKASPASADIKQILGSVGCESEDSQIELLLKEVSGKDLCDLIATGREKLASVPSGGGGVAMASAPSAGGGGGGSPAAEAKKEEKKEEKEESDDDMGFSLFE, translated from the exons ATGAAGGTTGTCGCCGCCTACTTGCTCGCCGCTTTGAGCGGAAAAGCTTCCCCAGCCAGTGCCGATATCAAACAAATACTCGGATCTG TTGGTTGTGAATCTGAAGACTCTCAGATTGAGCTTTTGTTGAAGGAAGTCAGTGGTAAAGACTTGTGTGACCTGATTGCTACTGGAAGGGAGAAGTTGGCTTCCGTTCCAAGCGGTGGTGGTGGTGTTGCCATGGCCTCTGCTCCTTCTGCCGGCGGTGGTGGTGGTGGTTCTCCTGCGGCTGAGGCCAAGAAGGAAGAGAAGAAAGAAGAGAAGGAAGAATCCGATGAT GACATGGGTTTCAGTCTATTCGAGTAA